AATTCGACCAGAGTGCACGTGGGTTTGCATTTGTGGAGTTCAATCTAATGAAAGAGGCAGAAACTGCTATGAGCCAATTGGAGGGGGTACATTTACTTGGAAGAAGATTGGTGATGCAGTATGCTGAGCAAGATGCCGAAAATGCTGAAGTTGAAATTGAGAGAATGACAAAGAAGGTCAAGAAACAAGTTGCCACTCAAAACTTGGCTGCTGCGAGATTGGCAGGAAAGGGCAAGATTGAATTGGAGGAAAaggatgaagaagattttgatTGAGATTTTCAGTAGATATATAGGTGGATCTTGTGAAAAGGATTTTGatgtttttcaaaaataatgattgcATTAATTAGTAGTAGCAATAGagaaaacttgaaaaaaaaatataaatatacggaaagaaaaaaaaaaaagaagaaaaagaactTTCTATAACCATCTTCTTTTACAGACAAGTGACCAATGTTTCCCTTCACTAAACTAACAAGCAATATATGCTTGAAGAACCATTTCTTCAGCAATGGGAATCTCTTATCACTCTCATTGAAGAATATGAGACAACAAAAGGTTTTGTCCTTCAGATCGAATATTCAGTTATTGCAATCTAATTTTATACCGATCAGAGGTTACATCAGGGAAACTGTGTATCAACAAACAAGAAACTCACCTTTAAGGAGAAGCAGCACTTGGAAGCAATACAATCTGTTTTATAACAGATCCAACTGggataaattgaaaaagccGTTATTGTTCACTATTGCATTTTGTGTGGGGACAACTTTAGTAACACCATATTTGTTTACCTACACTCCTTTATCCTACTTCAAACGAAACCCACAATCACTTCTTTGGTCGCTTATAGGTATTAATGGTGCCGTGTTTTTGATGTGGCGAATTCCACGATTGCAATGGTTTACCATGAAATACGGAATCTTGTTCAAAGACAACTTACAATCTCCTTGGACATTATTGGGCTCGGCCTTTTCCCATCAAAGCTTTGCTCATTTTTTCATAAACATGTTGGCATTTCAATCATTCGGCTCTACCTTGGTGGCATTCTTGGGTGTATCTAACTTTACAATCATGTACTTGAATTCGGCGGttatttcttcatttgCTTCGTTGGCAATTCCTATGTTTTTAGGATCATCTTTATCAGTTGCCTCATTGGGTGCGTCGGGTGCTATATTTAGTGTCTTTGGTGTATTTTCCTTTTTGTTCCCTGCTTCACCTGTTGGATTGTTTTTCATCCCAATTCCAGGTGGTGCTTGGATGTTGTTCCTTGGTACTACACTTTGGAATGCTGCTGGGACCGTTTTACGTTGGGGTACATTTGATTATGCTGCTCATCTTGGGGGAAGTATTGTTGGAATAGCTTACGGTTACTGGTacaatagaaaaagaaaacagcAAATTCGTAGACGAAGACATACATTAGatttctaaaaaaaaaataaagaaagaattatAAAATGTTGTTATTTCCTTTCCATGTATATAGTAGTTATTTATACAAAAGatactttctttttcttctttggtgattcttcttcttgttcttgagATTCTTCGTCAGCTCTTCTTGCCTTTgcattttttcttctagtTGAACGAGCTACTGATGCTTTACTTCGAAGTTCGTCTTTCTTACCTTCCAATTTGTccttcttttgttgttcctTTCTTTCGATTTCTTGTCTTTTCAAGTCTCGTATCTCTTCTAATCTTCTTGACTTTTCCAATTTACTCTCATTGACTTGGTCGTATTTGTCGTTTATAGATTTGACAAGTCTATTCATTGTTAATGTGTCGTTGTCATCGACAAACTTTTTACCCTTTTTTCCACGTTTGGCTTTAACTCCTGGAACAATTGCTTTGTTCAATGTGGGTATATTCAATTGGTCTTCTCTATATTCCTTTCCATTTTTAGCTCCGTATAACCTTATTTTTGCTTGCTGTTTTTTAAGTgccaattttgaaatcttttttACTTTTGACTTTGGTGTTAGTTTTGGTTGATCAGCTAACAAGTTTTTGGCAGCAGAATCTGAAAACACTTCAGAATCTACTGTTCTGGTCTTGTTCTgtgttttgtttcttttagCAGTTTTTGATTGTCTTGGTGCCATGATATAATATTGTGTAGCAGGATAGCCTATAAatgtaaaaaaaaggtaCTTGTGATGAGATgcttggaaaaaaaaaagaaaggtaaaaaaaaaattatcgaAGACTGTCTAACCACATCGCAAAAAAGAGACAGCCATATTTTCTTACACTGTAACGCGGACCAAGTAATAACACTACAATAAACTCATAAATACCATCTAAAAAAGGTGTTACTACTCCTTTATAGATAATGTAATTAGTTGCAGTaaaattaacaaaaaattaagcaaaaaaacaaactcCAATGCGGGGAATCGAACCCCGGTTTGCTCGGCGCTCTGTTTCtaagaaagaaatgaaaGCGAACCGTGATAGCCACTACACTACATCGGACTTGTTGTGTCAGTTTAGAATAGCTGCTTCTTAATATGGTATCTAAATTCTAGCAATATTTCTTCACTCGTATGTAATAAAGCATATGTTGTAACCTTCAGAATGAAActtaaatcaacaattagCAAAATCAGATCATATTAATAAAACATCTAGTAGtgtatttttctttttaataattttttgttcaaaattGGTATCAAAATTTTACTACTTCTGATGAAAGAACTGATGAGATACACCCTTCTCTATTCAACTTACACACAGTAAAAAGACATTAGAGGCGCTAAACTCTTACAGTGATATGatttgtaattgatttttataATTCCGAAAAATGTGTTTATTATACCAATCGCAATGCGTTATCTCTTATCTATATTTTTCCCTTATCAAAATTGACAAATAAACACCTTTAATTAATTCCTCCACCTTTTAATTTCGAGGAGATAAACGACTATTTTTCTGAATATTTAGAGCCAACCGtttgctttttctttttcagtTACAAATCTTAACTTTATATCAACAATGCCAACTGAACCAATCCGTTATGTTACTAAAGTAGACCTTACAAAACCGGGTGATCAACAACCTCATCTCCACAATAGATGGCATCCGGATATCCCTTTTGCAGAGACAATCAAGCCAGGTGAAACAGTGAAAATTGAGTGTCTCGACTGGACgggaaatcaaattaaaaacgACGATACTGCAGATGACATCTTAAATGTCGATTTAAGCAGAATCCACTACTTGTCAGGACCATTCAATATTGAAGGAGCTGAACCTGGAGATGCCTTGGTTGTGGAAATCAAAGACGTGCAACCATTAGAAAGACAGCCTTGGGGGTACTGTGGTATTTTCCATAAAAAGAATGGAGGAGGATTTTTAGACAAGTTTTACCCCGAGGCAGCAAAAGctatttttgatttagaaGGTATCCATGCTACATCGAGGCATATTCCTCATGTCAAGTTTACCGGATTGATTCACCCCGGAATAATGGGCACGGCACCATCTGCAGaagttttgaaagaatGGAATTCCAGAGAGATAGGTTTAATCAATGACATTCAACATCAGCATGAAACCAATGTTGCAAATGGACCGTTAGAAACCAATTCTCATCCTGGTAGTGCTACAGGAACTCTTGCTCTGAAAATTGCCAAAGAAGGTGCTCGGACTATACCTGGAAGACCAGAAAATGGTGGAAACTGTGATATTAAAAACCTTTCTCGTGGATCCAAGTGCTATCTCCCAGTTTATGTTGACGGAGCAAAGCTTTCAGTTGGAGATTTGCATTTTTCACAAGGCGATGGTGAGATTTCCTTTTGCGGGGCAATTGAGATGCCAGGAGTAATAACAATCAAAGTATCTATCATCAAGGGTGgcattaaaaaattatccTTAAAAAGTCCAATATTCATCCCAGGTGACGTTCAAAATCATTACGGACCTTCGAGATACTTGACATTTGAAGGGTTTTCTGTAGATGAAGCTGGGAAACAACAGTATTTGTGTGCAACAACAGCTTACAGACAAGCTTGTATTAGAGCTATTGAGTACTTGAGAAAATTTGGTTACAACGATTATCAAATCTACTTATTGCTTTCCAGTGCACCTATTGAGGGTCATATTGCTGGAATAGTTGATGTTCCTAATGCATGCACAACCTTGGGTATCCCAATGGATATTTTTGACTTTGATATTAGTCCAGAAGGAAactttgaagaaaaagatatgaaaaattgtgCATTCGTTGAAGGTGCTAAACATAGTGTAACATACGACTATAAATAAGTATAttgagaaaaagaaaataagcgaactaaaaattaaaagaaacCAGCtaaattttcaagttttctAATCTGTCTCCCAAGTATTCTGCACCATGGTAGACTAAATTCTCATCAGGCTTGTTCAAATCCTTCAAGTCAGAAACTGGTCTCTCACCCCTGGCAGAAGCACGGATAATCAATCTTGAATCAGTAGtatcaaaatcaagaatGGCAGTGTGACCAACAACTCTGTTATCAAATATAACCACCGTGTTTGGTTCCCAGTGAGCTCTAATTTGAAAGTCATGACCTTTCCAAATATGATCAAGTAAAAAGTTTAACAAGTAGGAAGATTCCTCTTCTTTCAACCCCTCAATTCTTCTAGTGAAACCGTTATTGACATACAAAACTTTCTGGCCCAAAGGAGTAGTTCTAACAATTGGATGCATATTTTCAACTGGATGTCTCTTGACATGACCCTTTTTGAAAATGGCAAAATTAGCTTGTTCAACAGCACTATGAACGGCCTTCAACCcttccaatttttctttaaataaTGGAGATAAACGATTATAAGCTTCGACGGTGTCAACAAAAACAGTATCCGCTCCACCAGATTGAGGGATATTGGTAGCAGCAAGAAAAGAAAGCGCAGTTGGATTTAATTCATAAGAAACATCTGAGTGAAGTGCAACAAGGttagttttcttttcaaatggATACTCTTTAGTATCTCCACTCAAAACAACATGAATATCAGGATGATCTTTTGGAGCACCACTGGTTGGGTGAATATGCAACGGACCATAATGACTAACATATTTTGTAACAAACTCTGGACCTTTGTCAATAAAGTCTTGATCTCTAAACACTAAAACACCTCTTTGAGCAGCAAGCAAAGCAACCTCATCTTTGGCAGCATCATTAAGTTGTGACAATTGGATCCCTTTAATTTCTGTACCCAATTTAGGAGATATATTGGAAGTTGTATAATCACCACCTTTTGGAAACAAGTTTGGCAAATCTTTATTGGCTCTTAAAGCAGGATCATGGAACTCCAAAAATTCATATGGCTTATAACTCTCATTTCTGTCCCAAGTTGGGAGATAAGGAGAAGACTCgatgtttattttttgtgCAGACTTAGGAGCAACTTGAACAAACCCTTTGTTGTCACTAACATATTCGGTTCCTCCACCAAGAGCTTCAGATGGTCTAGTATAACGTGATGGCATATTTGGCTAACAGAAAACAATGCTGTGTAAGATATATTCTTATTGGTTCAATAAAGTTTAAAACCCAAATCGAATATTAGGAACAGTTGCTGTATTTATACATAATTCgatttgattatattaAAGTGTGGCtgctaaaaaaaaaacaagaaccaagaaaacaaacaaaagaaaccCACAGTTTTCGTCGGGTTCTTGGTGTTTCCACAGAACGAACCAACCTAATTATGAAGTCACTGTGAAACTCATTAAGAAAAACCATTAGAGATGTGatctttttcttggaaATCAATAAAGCAGTTTTGGATGTGGCTCCAAAGGTTTGCAATTTTtgcaatttattaaaaatattactTGTGATCTTGAGTTCGGTGAAATACttaatttaattggttATGTGGAAAAGCTCCAGGATACTAATTAGGCAAAACCCCGTTCCATATATGCCACAGTTTCTTATCGAAAATGTACTtgtattcaatttttcgGAAACCAATCCCTTCATGGAAATACTTGTTGAAACTAACAGCAAACGTTATTCATTGTAGAGGTTGACTAATAATGACCCCCCTAGAGTAAAAAGATACTAGCGgctttatatttttgtgtTTAGTACCTAACTAGATGTATCAAGAATCTTTTATGTTTTAATCTCATTGAAACAATCTTTAAAAGCCGTTGGCCTTATCGATTGCGGAAAAACAAGAGCAGAACTTTTTTTCCTCCCGTCAACGCCATGTCCACTTTTTCTTACTGATAAGATAGACTAGGTGTAAATGAGTCGAACACAAGAAGAAACAGAGCACCATTCTGTGAAGTTTAATTGGAATGTGTTTCCAGTCACAAGGCTAGAAGAATCTCAAATGTCGACTCCTTTAGGGTGTGTGTATACTCCATTCAACGACTCCAATGTACCACCTCAAACCAAAGGCTTACCCATTTCTTGCACAACTTGTCAAGCTTTTTTGAACCCGTTTATCAAATTGGATAGGAAAAATGGAATGTGGTGGTGTCCATTCTGTCAAAAGAGAACTTATTTACCAGAGTCAATAAATGTTCCGGAAATTGCAACTTCAGTTGAAGATTGGCCAATAGAAATGAGAGAAACAAGTACTACAATTGATTACGAGTTGCCCCATGATATTACCGAGAACACAACCACGGCTTCCCCGTTGActtattattttgtaattgacAGATATCAGCAttcagaagaagaatctttgaataaattgCTAGCTTCGATAGTgtcaacaataaaaaacaacatCCCCTTAGGAAGCATGATTGGGATAATGactttcaacaaatcaGTTCAATTACATAAAATTAGTACCAAGGAAACAGTCGAGATATCGAGAGACGACATTCCCAATTGTGACAAATACTGGAAgttatttgaaaaactgGTCATTGAGCAATTACTGAATAGACTTGGGTTGACCAATACTCTGTCagaattaaattcaaacaacCTTTTGAGAAACAACTACGTAATAGAGCTATCGGAGAATAATATGGAttcaattatcaattatatattgAATATCAAACCCACTTATACCGAAAAACACAAGCCTTCAAGATCAACAGGTCTTGCCCATTACATTTATTCAATCATGTTTTCTCAATCAAGAGTTAAAAACTTTATTGGGaaagttttgttttttactAGTGGTGCATGTACAGAATTTCCTGGGAAAATAGTGGATGAAAACTCTCCAATTAGATCACATAAAGATATTTATGATCTAGAAGCACCGTTTTTTCCTGAGGCATCAAAATTCTATACGGTTTTGTCTTACATTGCAAATGGTCAATCAATAGCTCAATCAGTTGAAATTGTGAAATCGTCATCATCCAAAACTACACAGTATAACATCGATCAGGCATCTCCAGTATGGTCTGTCAGCTTGTACGCCGGATCTTTGGACCAGGTAGGTGCATATGAGATGAAACCACTCGTAGCCAACACTATGGGctcttttttcttgacTGAGACACTTGGCTCTTATCAGATTAAAGACATGATTACGAGGGCTATTGGTTTGAGTCATCACAAAGCACTTTTGGAAGTGTCTACATCCATTGGGTTGAAAACGTCTAAGTTGATATTTAATGGTGGGTATGCATTACCATCATCCTACCATAAATCCTCTAAATACAACCATTTATATCAcattaaaattgatgacGAACTTGGTGAATTCGATTCCCCACATGCCAAAAAAGCATTTACTAATAGATGGAAATTCAACGAACTAAAAAAGGATGACACTTTATcgttatttttcaaaatggaGTCAGCAAAATCTACTGAAGATCTTAGCAACGGTTCAATCACTGAGATTTTCATTCAGTTTAAATTGAAGTCTTGGGATGTggttaaaaataaatgggTTACTAGAGTTACTACCATTCGTAAACCCACAACTTTATCTTACGTGAAAACAAGCACAGGAAAGAAGAATCATCAAAGCatgattttaaaagaacaaaaatttacaCTTGGTTTTGATCAAAGAGTTTGGACGATTTTGCTAACTAGGTTgttaatcaacaaaattgatACAAACCTTGGgtattcttcttttgacGAACTAGTGGATCTTATTGATAGTACAATAGTCAAACTACTTCATTATTTTGGAGGGATTTCAGTAGCCAACAGTCATACTCAATCTTCGAACCCATATTACCGCTTACAGACAATGTATGAATTGAACCAAAAATTTAAAGAGTTACCATCATTAATTTACAGTTTGAGAAAGAATTCCGatttaatcaaaattttcaattcaagtCCGGATGAAACAACATATTATCATTCATGGTTTTTAAGGATGAACATGCCTTTATCAATCAAAGTTATTGAGCCTGTGCTAATCAACGTAGCAGACCATATCACTCGCTTACCGTTAGATTCAacttgttttgattttgcaCCTGCtgattcatttttaatacTTGATACCGGGTTTACCTTAAcattatattataaatgTCACAACCAAAACAAGTTAGACTTGCATCCTtctgataatgattttatgATAGAGAACAAGGACTCAAAACTACCATGGAATATTATTGAACAATATATTTCTGAACGTCAGGTTGTTCCAAAAATTGTCATAACTCAAACCAATCATTCACAAGCAAGATTTTTAGTGTCACGGTTAAATCCAACAACCTCAGActcaacaaaagaaaatcagCCACACTTGGACAACAATAAAGCTGGGTTTTGGTCGTTTTGGACTAGCAATAATAGAAAGAGCTCTAAATTAATTCCCGAAGATCTAAGCTTAAAGAGATATTATGACgatttaattgaacaagtacaaaaattcaaaatctaGATAGAATTCTATAGATCACTAATAAACTTTTTCACCACTGACACCAAATGTTCGATAACACCAGCATCGGAGCCATCCCCCAAATTATGGGTCGCACCTTTAATTATTTGACTGTGCTCGCTCCAATACTGTGATGAAGTTGATTGTTTCCAAGTGCTGACCAAATTTTCCTTGTCAACATATTCAGGcacaaattcatcaatgCTTCCGTAAAGCACAAGAAGTGGTTTATTTACTTTACCAAAACTTTTGGTGTAATCCTCTTGAGTCaaataagaagaaaaataatcatcatcGCCTCTCTTACTAGCCAACGAATAGAATCTGTAAGCAGATGTAGGTACACCCCAGGTAAGTTTACGATACTCTTGAGGTAAAATCCCACTCTCTTTCCCTTTGGAAATATATTCATCGTAAACCCTTTGGACCAATGCTTCGTGTTTGGTGGGATCGCGGCCCGACAGAAGTGCTTCCAGATCTGAAACTGGAGCTTGTAATATACCTCCTTGCACCTGAGAAGTTTCAGGtatattttctttgtaTAACGTCTTTGTTAGATAATGAATCACATCTTGACACCCTGTGGAATGTCCCATGATCACAATTTTTTGTCTATTACCACCACGTTCTGAACGGAAATACTCAATAGCAGATTGCAATTCCGACGTGTCACGATCCAATGATGATGTACCCCAACCTTGGTAGGCAGAGGATAGTAAGACCTGAACTAAACTCCAGGACCCACCATCTGTGCTTTGAAACTCATTGCTTGCAGAATCAGCTAATTCGGGCAAATATGGAATGTTCAATAGACCATTTCCTAAACCACCCACGAATAAGATAATGTTTGGCGATATGTTGCTGGGATCCGTGGTGAACTCAAATGCAGTTAAATTGAATCCGTAAGTATGAACTATCCCTCTTTGTTGTGGTACCAATTTCAATGACATTGTGTAGTATTCTTTGTTGAACACAAATGACAATGGTGtattaaagaaaacaaatggGTAGAGAAACAAAAGTGGAAACAGATTCAAATAGAGAacgaaagaaaaaaaaaccgcgagagagaaagaaaaataagaaCCTCGCCACAAAAGTGTGGCTTATCTTAGATCTGgttaaattcttttttagaCGAGCTTcaacacaacaacaatagatCAGAATTAAGGGTACTCAAGAACGATAGGATTATTTTACCTGGTACACAGTtctaatataaatataaacacAGAAAAACTACACGGAgtaaataaacaacaagCAAAAATTGCGGTCGCTTATCATTTTAAATGATGGGAGAAGGATACTGCAAGTAATTAAACATCCGGTTTTGATTCTCAATATGTAGGCACTGCTAATGTTTGCAACAAAAACTGTTTGACGAAAGAAAAGTAGGAAAGGATCTACATCAACAGCAACTTTATGCAAAGGTTGTCACAACAAGCCTTGTAAATTATCATGAAACAACAGTTGTTATGAGATTTGTCATGTCAACTACTACATGTAACTCCTTTATCAGTTAAATAATGTCAGAgtcttttgttttcaaaaccATAATTTGCCTATATGGTGGAAGTCAAGTTTAGCCAATAGTTAAGttattgataaatgatAAGCCACATCAATAAGCAGAGCTAGAACACATTTAGCCCTATAATGTCAACTAAGATTAATATCAGAAACTACTGTTACCGTTATTGTTACTTATTATCCATCAATATTCTGGGGCTAATTGTCTTGTCTCGTAGTAAtcagtatttttttttcttgtttcaaaatacaCGAACATTTCCATTTGAAACAAAGGTTACTTGTCAAAACTCTTAAATCAAGCTGTTTTCTTGTTTGACGATCATACAATAAAAGTTCTTTGAAACATCTCACTTTCATTGTGATTGTCTgttattataatatatgAGTTGAAGAGTATCCCTATCCATCAAGgaaattttagtttttttttccttttaaTTTTCGTTTCGGTTTAATCCTTAGGTTTTTGTTTATCGAGCAACTATCACTCATCAGTGTATTTTATATTCATAGGAGAGATATACAGCTATCATGGCATCACCAATTAGCAACGACTCCTTTCTACAGTGGGATGCCGCCCAAGTGTCAACAtatataaattcaattttaccCCACGAACAACGGCGTATCGGTAATGTATTTCTAGACAATAATGTTGATGGATCGTTGCTTCCATTTATCACAACAGAACATTTGAAGGAAATCGGCATCATTTCACTTAAAACACGTCTTGTCATCAAAAAAGGAATCAGTGATCTTATTGCAGCACATTATTCTAAATATCCACCAAAATCATACAATGACCCAGATtacaaattgaatcatGTCAACATTAGCAACAACTACACAACGGTGCAATCCTTGAATCTATCTACAGTGTTAATGCAAGATATGATGAAAAAGCTAAACTATGAGTTAcataaacaaaaatcaacattTGTTGCCTCATCCCCGATTTCCCCAACTCACGATGAAATGAAGAAACTCAACgacaattttatcaaactCAAAACGGATTTGATACCAATAATAAGATTATTGAAAGATTCCAAGCCATTACCAACCCCGACTCTAGATCCTGGTCCAGCTGCATCCATGGACTCGCCCTCATATTTCTCGTCACACCATCATTTAGAGCATGacagttttgaaaaaggtTTATCTCGATCGGGAAGTGGTAACGCTATGACCAGTAACAATAGGACACCAACGACAATACCCAGTCCAGCATCGAATAGGTTTTCTTCTGGGTCATTATTATCCATGGGAACTGGGAAAATAGTATCACAGTCTGTCCCCAAATATCCAGAGAATAAAGCAAACAACGATTTCACGTTACAAAAAGTTGGTCTACCTCgaaataattcaaataagAGCTTAGAGTCTCATGACAGACAGCAAAATGCTAGTGGAATCAGACCAAGATTAGTACAAAACCCATCATCTAATTCAATGCATACGGTTACGTCACCGGGTGGCATACCACCGCAATCTGCTTCAGCAGTAGCAACTGCAGCAATAAATGGCCATGGTAGTGGTTATATTCCACAGGTTTCTACTCCTCCCAATCAGTTGGGCCACCACCATAATCCTGGAACCGAGCCATTGAAACAACTCAGAGCTTCAACAGATGACTCGTGTTTGAAGATTCTACAACAGGCGATGAAGCGACACCATATACCACGTGAGGATTGGTCAAGATACGTGTTGGTTATATGCTATGGCGACAAGGAGCGAATCTTAAAATTAGCTGAGAAGCCTGTAGTGATATTTAAAGAACTACAGGAATTGGGGAAACATCCTGCTATTATGCTTAGACAATTGGCAGATTCTTCAACAGATGACTCGGGGCCTGAATCTGCAATGTATAAT
The sequence above is a segment of the Candida albicans SC5314 chromosome 3, complete sequence genome. Coding sequences within it:
- the STE50 gene encoding Ste50p (Protein with sterile alpha motif (SAM) and Ras-associated domain (RAD); similar to S. cerevisiae Rad50p, which is involved in signal transduction via interaction with and regulation of MAPKKK) — translated: MASPISNDSFLQWDAAQVSTYINSILPHEQRRIGNVFLDNNVDGSLLPFITTEHLKEIGIISLKTRLVIKKGISDLIAAHYSKYPPKSYNDPDYKLNHVNISNNYTTVQSLNLSTVLMQDMMKKLNYELHKQKSTFVASSPISPTHDEMKKLNDNFIKLKTDLIPIIRLLKDSKPLPTPTLDPGPAASMDSPSYFSSHHHLEHDSFEKGLSRSGSGNAMTSNNRTPTTIPSPASNRFSSGSLLSMGTGKIVSQSVPKYPENKANNDFTLQKVGLPRNNSNKSLESHDRQQNASGIRPRLVQNPSSNSMHTVTSPGGIPPQSASAVATAAINGHGSGYIPQVSTPPNQLGHHHNPGTEPLKQLRASTDDSCLKILQQAMKRHHIPREDWSRYVLVICYGDKERILKLAEKPVVIFKELQELGKHPAIMLRQLADSSTDDSGPESAMYNDARIGTEIPGGTL